Within Mytilus edulis chromosome 10, xbMytEdul2.2, whole genome shotgun sequence, the genomic segment GCTACACAGATATTGTCATAACTGGTACTTGTAATTGCATAGGGGAGAGAAAATAAACGTGTGTTATTACTGTCAAGTTCGTATTCAGTTAGATGGTTTCCAGCTTGGTCCATTACAATCACAACACGTCTTCCTTTGACAGGAAATATTGGTCCTGGAGATCTGGCTCCAATAAGGATATTCTGATCCTTACTTATATGAACATCTCTTGATATCAAAGGGGCAATATCAAAAATAGAGTCAGttactttttgttttctttcattgaTCAATTTCAATCTTGTTTCACTCGTTGACACAATAATGTCACCAGATAGTACCGCTATGCCAAAACTCTGAATGTTGAAACTTGATATCACCTTCACACTGTTTTTTTCAAGTTTAACATGTAGTATTTCTGAATTAAGACTGTCAGCTAACCACAAAGTGTCATCAGGGCATGCAGCCATGTAATGAATATTATTTAACTTTGTAATCCATTGATGTTTTACTTTAAATTCAAACGGTGAAGTGTCTTCTTGCAGTCCAATAATACCTTCTAGCGTTCCAAAATTATGCAAGGTAAATTCATTAGGAACAAAAGTTGGGAAACaagaaatatttgtgtttctttgaGGCATATCTTCATTTAATGCAAAATTCAGTTTATCAAAATCTCTGAAGAACTTCATAAAATCTTTGGATGCGATGATTCTTTCCAAAGCTTCATTTTTCATATGTATATTTCTTATCTCCTTATCaagtttttcttcttctttgtgATCTAATGTGACGAAGTGCTGATCGACCTTTTGTAGAAGTGCGTCAGCATATTTATCAACTGCCTGGCAAAGAGTTTTCTTTTGGTTTAAAATGTTTTGCTTTAGTTGTATCAATCTTGGATTGTCAGGTTTTTCGGGAGTAATAATTTCCTCTTTCTCAGAGCTTAGTTTTATTAAGTTTTGTTTACATTTCTTCTTCCCTCCATGCAGTATCTTCTTTTTATCATCCAATTCCTCTTCATCTACAAAGGTATGTCCATTGTGGACCTTGACGATACATTTCAGACAGATAACCTTACTGCATGTTTTACAGTAAAGACTGCAAGATTTGTCGGGATGATCTTTACATTTCAAGTCGTTGAACACGAAACTGTCCCATGAGTCTTCATGCTCTCCTAAGTCCTTGATCTTTACCGTCTTATGATCCTTTGCTATCCTTAAATGAACTCGATCTTTACAACGATCACACATCAACAGGTTACAGTCTGTACATTTCCACTCTATCTTATTACCACCTTCACACAGCTGACATCCAACTGGAATTTGTCCCttttttattgactttgaaaacgcCATTTAGTTCATCACAATATCGGTCTTtaatacttccttgtgtacaaATAGGACATTCTTCTGTTAGTAGTGGATGGATAATTTCTGCTGATTCATCTGATCTTTACACATCTTTGAATAAATAGCCAAACAATATATGTggtgtaaatattttttcaaattaaattgttGACAtgcgatattttttttctttcatttcctttctaatatatttacaattttccccttttttttgcattttttaaatgacTACAATTTAATGATTCAAGTAATATGAACCTGAAACTTTTGACATATTTCTATAGTAGGGTATATTACACCTTTAAATCCCTCTACTATTCTTTGTTACGTGATATTTTAAGTTAcatttaaaacttatttatttttttatgttttataatacCAGTTTCATTTGTGTGTATTCTAGTTTAAAATCcataatttcataaataaattatGAACACAGCTTGCTATGAAACTAAAGAAAATGACATTCGggtttatacatttatattaacATTTCTTTTCCAATCAAAAGTACtcaatttataatatatttttcatcACTTACATGCATACTTCAATCTCAATATATAAAGTTTTCTAGGTTACGTTTTGTAcattatatttgtcttttttaacttcttgacgttgttttgttttaggACATTGTGCTATCTGTTTTAATGAACTTGCTGTTCTACCTTGCTTCGTATTTGAATGTTGTGAAAATTACAGGGCAGTCGAGGGAATAAAACACACACAAAGAACATTctgtgaaaacaaacaaaatacagtTCCATTGTCAACTGGACAAAACCAGCATTCTGTCATTCAACAACAATCTGGATTAAAATAGTAGTAGGTGCACCCATATGACCACATATGATGCAAAAGACATTATAAAACATCATTTACCgaaagcaaatatatatatatatatatatattcatatattagCGAACTAtgacttctttttttatttttttaatagaaatcaGCATTTTTTAGTTGTTGTTGGACTGAAAGTGTCAGTGAActgattttgaaaaataaattatatcaatcGTTATAGTTCTGAAACAAGGTTACTTTCAAAAGTTGTGGTTGCAATCTTCTCGTAGGGTGATAACTCTGCGATAAGGAGTCATTCATTTCAACagtattctttaatttgttagttcatttttttatatttgtttctattttagcaccccattatatCTATTCTGAATTTGTTTGCCTATTTGtccctttttcaaattttagcgccttattattctcttttctagaaaatgttcaaataaaaaacGATCATGCATTCAGATAATAAAGTTAGGCAAAGTTTATAGTAATTTGATCTAATCATACAAAAGGTAGTGCTTGGATTGTGCAAAATTACTTTAAATCTGACGGTAAGAATGTTATAACTCcgtcgttttttgtttgtttttttttttgcgtctgtccaaagtcaggagcatgtggtctttgttagccttgtatgatttttttattttagtttcttttatatatatttcggagttgagtatgacgttcattattactgaactagtacacatttttgtttaggggcaagctgaaaaaacgcctctgggtgcgggattttctcgctgtattgaagaccaattggtggacttcggctgtttttCTGCTCTCTGATcggattgttgtctttttgacacaattcccattttcattctcaatttcagACTGTTGATTCATCATTATTTGAGGGATGCTAATTTTCTTGATTTATTGGGTAAACGTATATCGCGGATTTAATTGATCAACTAAGTACAAAACAATtagtttttatgaaaataaataaatccataaGATTACATAAGTCCAGCCATTTGACTTACTTGTAgattttgatcttcagtgctgtacaactttgtccttttttcactttcgatcttttatatctgggcgtcattggtgagtcttgtgtggacgaggcgcgttttttggcgtattgaattttaaacctgatgccttttgttatctattaatcatgtgtttttttgtcaaatacgttctcctatttatttgtattgtagtcctgtaatattatgctgtcatttcaatgttatatttaacattgccattaaagtgcgaggtttggtatgccacaaaaccaggttcaacccacccaccatttttatctttaaaaatgtcctgtaccaagtcgggaaaatggccattgttatattatagttcgtttctgtgtgtgtagcATTTTAACGTTGtatttccgttgtgtcgtttgttttctcttatatttgagtgtgaattcacattattataagacgtgtcacggaacttttctatcccaaattcatgtatttggttttgatgttatatttgttattctcatcggattttgtataatgcttagtccgtttctgtgtatgttacatttcaatgttgtgtcgttgttctcctcttatatttaatgcgtttccctcagttttcgtttgttacccctattttgttttttgtccatagatttacgagttttgaacagcggtatactactgttgccctttatttgtagatcttgtcttgttgatcatttttACTATTTAAACTTTATATCTTCctattatagttttcaacatATTAGGCAAAAATGAAAACTGAAGATACCATTCAATTGTTAACAACGGTTAAAGATAATAACTCTAAGTCGTCTGATAGTTGTTATGGAACTAGACAATAGGTAAATTTCTACAAATTatgtcagatattttctattcaaagaggttttcaagataataaataAAACTACCATACGCCATATATTTCTATTCTTAGTTATGTCGTCCATGTTGGTTGATAGGTGAACATTTCTGAGGAGTCAATTGAcgattgtgttgttttatttgatGCTCTTGTTAACACTTTCAATTTCTTTCCGTCTATTATAGTTTTACAGATTTAACCTCTGTGGTCTAGTTTTAACCCATGTCTACAATGTTGATTTGCAGGCTATTTCATCTGGGGGGATTAAACGAGATACCCAATCATAATGATTATGCCCAAATTTGCTTATAATTTACTCAGTAGTTACAGACAAATATTTGTAAATGTGAACATACAGCGACGACGACAGACTACTAAGAATTCTAtgataaagcaaaataaaatatatttacaacatttataCTGATCTTATTGCTCTGAGTTCCTAAGATATGTACTACGACATAAAACTGTAAAATGAAGGTGAAAGAGAGACCTAACTGTGACCTTCAAAGCATGGATGATGACGTCTTTactaaagagggacgaaagataccaaagggacagtcaaactcataaatctaaaataaactgacaacgccatggctaaaaatgaaaaagacgaacaatagtacacatgacacaacatagaaaactaaagaataaacaacacgaaccccaccaaaaactaggggtgatctcaggtgctctggagggcaagcatatcctgctccacatgtggcacccgtcgtgttgcttatgtgatagtctaactcggtaggtcacattcatgaaagggaagggaattgtagtaaCAACGTAAGGGagatatccgatatcatttgtgaaacggttattccacaacggtcaaccaactcgtgatggcgtccgtaaaatttacgaaatgCATTATTAATTTTAACAGTAATCCTAAATTACTGATTGTCCGTAATGAATGTCAACACTATGAAATCGACTTAACTTCCAATTTCCTTTTAGATAtcttgtatgaaaatattttcattgtcTCAAAGTTAACTTAatagatatacattttaaaaaggcCACTATAATGTTGCTTTCTTCTGCCGACTAGATTCCTGAATATTCAACCTCATAAATGTTGGCTCTGAAACCTATCGGACTATCTTTGCCACCTCCACATCCTACATGTATGTAGACGTGTTCAGTTGTAGACATACCAAGAGCATGTGGATTTTCGATACCAATGTCATATAAACAGAAATATGACTTGAAGTTTCCATCATTGTTCAAAATATGGGCTACATGATTCACCTAATCTGCAATCAAAATGTTATCTAATGTAGTAAGTATACCCAACGGTATCAATGGTTTGTCTTCAGAATTGACATCATGACCAGTATAAATCCCTATGGTATTTCCATCCTGACCAAACACAACCACCCTTCCTTTACCGTTTTGAATGTTAGATGAGAATGCCATTTTGAACAAAAGTCTTTGTACACCGATCCCAATCTTTGACATATCAAACGACCCcatctttaaatgaatttatttggAAACACCCTTAACATCTTTACAGCTTTTGTCAGCAACCAACAACCATTCAATCAATCGTTGAATCTTTTTGGGTAAAGTCCACTTCCGAGAAACAAAACAAGAAGTCAATTCTGATTTCACCATTTTCCAACTGTTATTTGTCACCTGaattcaatttcaaattgttttctCACAATGGATTAAACATAGAAACAATTTGAAGAGTTGTATTGAGAGAATTCAATGTTTGATCATTATTGGATAACAAGAACAATCAATTTGTTAAATAGTATACATTATGAGCGGTTTTATTGGTTTAGCCTTGGGAAAGAATCCGtgcggttttttttttggttttttttaagataaatccAGTTAATATAGTTTGATGTTATTGAATTCGATGTACGACTTCACGAAAATCTATGAAGGGTAAAATATAACTGTTCAGAACAAAACAGGAAGCTACTAGCCTTTCAGGGGTTTTTGAAGTCGTACACAAGTGCTGTAAATTGATGAAACACAATTTCGTTCATGTAAGTTGTAAGGTTTGTTTATTCAACTTTGTTGTTTATAGAAatataagttttcttggttttccTGATAAGAAGGAAGAAGTAGCAAATGTATCATAAAGTCATTGAAATGATATATACTTTTCAAGTTCATACATATTAGGACAACTACCCTAAAAAAATCACAACTCGTAAAGAGATCAGGGGTATGCCTGCTTTTTTGGTAGGACAATATGATTTACCAAACGTCATGAACAAACATATAGCCTTATATAAAACTTGGAGGATACATGATTTATTTTCAagctatgagtttgattgtccctctggtatttttcgcccctcttttaaagcTACAGTGTAGTTTACCTATATTGATAAGAGAcaaatcaatg encodes:
- the LOC139490789 gene encoding uncharacterized protein, whose amino-acid sequence is MAFSKSIKKGQIPVGCQLCEGGNKIEWKCTDCNLLMCDRCKDRVHLRIAKDHKTVKIKDLGEHEDSWDSFVFNDLKCKDHPDKSCSLYCKTCSKVICLKCIVKVHNGHTFVDEEELDDKKKILHGGKKKCKQNLIKLSSEKEEIITPEKPDNPRLIQLKQNILNQKKTLCQAVDKYADALLQKVDQHFVTLDHKEEEKLDKEIRNIHMKNEALERIIASKDFMKFFRDFDKLNFALNEDMPQRNTNISCFPTFVPNEFTLHNFGTLEGIIGLQEDTSPFEFKVKHQWITKLNNIHYMAACPDDTLWLADSLNSEILHVKLEKNSVKVISSFNIQSFGIAVLSGDIIVSTSETRLKLINERKQKVTDSIFDIAPLISRDVHISKDQNILIGARSPGPIFPVKGRRVVIVMDQAGNHLTEYELDSNNTRLFSLPYAITSTSYDNICVADRLCDEGRGRVLVIGQDGNLINFYTGHQDVDTNDEQFYPQSVLATPSDNIVVTDYLKHEIHILSSEGDFISYCNVHDIGLKFPYSNVLSSAGKLYIGCLSDEDETTDGGALRGGAIIFEIKYCGI